AATAATTGGCAGCAAACCAGAAAAGATATTTGCCCAAGAAATTGCAGCTCGCATTATCGATACCCAAGAGCTTCTGAGCCGAGCAAGACATCGCATGAAGACTTTTGAGGAGGAGATGCTCACCTCGGTCGGGCGAGTTCCACGCAAAGCAGCTGACTGTCTAAGCATGCTAAAAAAGATCACTTCTTCGCTAGAAACTCGCATCGCTGAGGCTAACGACCTAGTAAAGACTGGCAATAAGGTCTCCATGATCGAAGCATACGATTTAATGAGAAGAGACCTAATCATAATGGATGACTGTATCCATTCATTGCTAGATTCGGAACCCATACCTCCTCTAGAGCCCTACCAGTGGGAACCAACTATCGATAGGCTAACGAGCGAGATAGAACACGAATTGCGAAGCATTGCAGCTTAGGCCAAGTTTTAGATATGCTGTCGTTAAAACCGCTAATCGAGATGGCTTACTCGCTTGTCGGTTTTTTCGCTATTAGAGCGTTTCCCAAAATACCCTCTTAGACCGTTTATCAACAAGAAATTGAGCAATACGACGGAACTAGCAATTGTTAACACAGCAAGGTCGCTGTTCGCAAAACCATAGTGACGCAGCACATCTACGCGAAACAGCAAAGAAAGAGGAAGCCCAAGAATAAACAACGATAAACCCAATATCAACTTTCCAATATCAATCCACTCATTAGGCAACAACTCAAACCTTTCTGCTACAACCCACATCGCCAATAGAGCAACTACGTATAAAAAAGCTTTTAAGGATTTTAAGGCAGCGATTTTCCACATAAAAATGCACAATAAATTTTGAAACCTTTTTCTAAAAATTCTATTCTAAAAGGCTGTAAGTCACTAGCACTTCCTCTCATTTTTTTTAATAGGTTTTAAATGAACATAGATGATTTTGAAAACGCAATGGAAGAGGAAATAGAAGATCAGTTCATTGCAGTTGCAATGGAAATTAGTCATTTATTTCCAAAACTTGACTTGAGGTTTAACCTACAGAGTGGCTCAAGTAAAGTTCGGTACAGCGCGCCAAGCATTAGCGCGGAGATATTTGAACTCGACTTAAATCTTGGCGAAACATCTGCTTTAATAATCGAAGCTTGCTTTAAGATTAAAGAAATCGGCCGCCTATTCGATGCTTAAAATCAAATCTGACAATGCAACCTTCATTATTTATCTTTTAAAATATAATCTATCAAAATAGTTAAGGTCTTTTCATCGACCATAAAGAGTCGCTTCCCGTTTAGGTAAATAGTTGGTGTAGCACCTATTTTTAGCTCCATACCTAAGCGAATATCGCTTGCCAACTTGCTCTCCACATCCTTACCATTTGCGCATTCTAATAGCCGATCCTTATCAATTCGAGATTTCGTTGACAACAATTCGTCTACTCCAGCTTCCGATACGTTCCACAATGAGAATATGGCATCGTGCATCTCCCAAAAAAAGTCGCTCTTCTGCATGCCCGCGCAAAGAGATATTTTAGCTAGACGACATGCTAGGCGGTGCATTGGCCTGTCTATATTAGGGTTACAAGATTGGTCTAATGGAAAATTCTTAAAAACTATCCTGATTCCACCACCGCCGTATTTCGCAAAGACTTTATTTAAAACCTCAGAAGCTCGCTTGCAGTGCGGACACTGAAAATCGCTAAACTCATGAATTGTTACCTTGGCATCAGGACTCCCTTTTACAAAATCGGGAATAACATCCGAAACAAAACTAAGCGCTTCTATATCGAGATAAGGCTGATTCTCCCAACCTGCAATTACAGCCTTTTTCAAAACCTCATCCTCCCTTCCCCTAATAGATCCCTTCTTAAAATAAACAGGACTAGCTACAACTGCCAAGGTAACAAATAAGAAGGAAGCACTTAAATTCAACTTTCTAATTCTTGCACGCCTAGTCTGAGGAGCTCCACTAAATAGACGGAGCGGAAACCCGATTAGTAGCTTTAAGCCATTTGCTAATCCGCTCACGACAGAGCGAGACTTA
This region of Deltaproteobacteria bacterium genomic DNA includes:
- a CDS encoding thioredoxin domain-containing protein, coding for MMRAFPSKLLVFVSLVGLACSIYLLLHHININTGLQLGSSFCAISERINCDTVAMSQYSWFLGIPVAGLGLIYYWALFLFSFFSKPECDEERKNFADILLVASLLALLSTLVMASISLFVISSICIFCVVLYFNSLGLCAITYVARDKSRSVVSGLANGLKLLIGFPLRLFSGAPQTRRARIRKLNLSASFLFVTLAVVASPVYFKKGSIRGREDEVLKKAVIAGWENQPYLDIEALSFVSDVIPDFVKGSPDAKVTIHEFSDFQCPHCKRASEVLNKVFAKYGGGGIRIVFKNFPLDQSCNPNIDRPMHRLACRLAKISLCAGMQKSDFFWEMHDAIFSLWNVSEAGVDELLSTKSRIDKDRLLECANGKDVESKLASDIRLGMELKIGATPTIYLNGKRLFMVDEKTLTILIDYILKDK